A genomic segment from Nicotiana sylvestris chromosome 1, ASM39365v2, whole genome shotgun sequence encodes:
- the LOC104215283 gene encoding glutamate receptor 3.2-like, which translates to MNLNWFLLLFVCFIGQSSEEQRQVDEVKIGAIFSFGTTNGKVARIAMEAAVQDVNSDTTLLDGRKLALTLHDSNYSGFLGIIGALQFMETDTVAVIGPQSSVMAHALSHLANELHVPLLSFTALDPTLSPLQYPYFIQTAPSDLFLMTAVADVISYFQYREVIAIFSDDDQGRNSIAALGDKLVEKLCKISFKAILPPEPMSSRDLIVAELLKVKSIESRVIVLHTLSITGLRVFEVAQELGMMTSEYVWIATSWLSSVLDSTSVSTKVASSIQGALTLRSHTPDSQKKRAFVSRWNKLSNGSIGLNAYGLYAYDTVWMIAYAVEEFLDHGGKISYSNDSNLDSFAGETMNLAALSIFDGGKQLLSNILKTNMTGVSGPIAFKPDRSMFRPSFDILNVVGKGWLRQIGYWCNYSGLSVVPPESLYAKPANRSSSTQRLDQVIWPGQTKIRPRGWVFPDNGRPLRIGVPRRVGFRAFVSEKEGSGVVQGYCIDVFLAALKCLSYPVPHQFIIFGDGHKNPSYTQLVNMITAHEFDAAVGDITIVTNRTKVLDFSQPYIESGLVVVVHVKKMRSIAWAFLRPFTPLAWGVIAAFCLVVGTVVWILEHKFNDEFRGPPKKQVVTILWFSFSTIFGAPRENTVSTLGRIVLLIWLFVILIITSSYTASLTSFLTVQQLASSIQGIESLVTSNDAIGYQVGSFAENYLFEEVNIAKSRLVPLGSPEEYADALEQGRVAAVVDERPYVDQFLSTYCGFQKVGPEFTKSGWGFAFPRDSPLAIDMSTAILQLSENGELEKIHKKWLNRKVCGGQSSEADSEQLQLKSFWGLFLICGVTCCFALLVYFCFMLRQFKRHFPESTQCSTSTRTRISHSIRLRKFLSFVDEKAEISANRLKRKRMEMENLSTS; encoded by the exons ATGAATTTAAATTGGTTTCTGCTTCTATTCGTCTGTTTTATTGGACAATCTTCAGAGGAGCAAAGACAAGTTGATGAGGTGAAGATTGGAGCCATCTTTTCTTTTGGAACCACCAACGGCAAGGTTGCCAGAATCGCAATGGAAGCTGCTGTCCAAGACGTCAATTCTGATACCACTCTTCTCGACGGAAGAAAACTTGCTCTCACCCTCCATGATTCAAACTACAGCGGATTCCTTGGGATCATTGgag CGTTACAATTCATGGAGACCGATACAGTAGCTGTGATTGGCCCTCAAAGTTCTGTAATGGCCCATGCACTCTCTCACCTTGCGAACGAACTCCATGTCCCGCTCCTTTCTTTCACAGCATTGGACCCCACACTCTCACCTCTTCAGTACCCCTATTTCATTCAGACTGCCCCCAGTGATCTTTTTCTAATGACTGCCGTAGCCGATGTGATCAGTTATTTTCAATACAGAGAGGTCATTGCAATTTTCTCAGACGATGATCAAGGTCGAAATAGTATTGCCGCTCTAGGTGATAAACTTGTTGAGAAACTTTGTAAGATTTCTTTCAAGGCAATTCTTCCTCCTGAACCCATGTCTAGTCGTGACCTGATCGTGGCTGAGTTGCTTAAGGTTAAATCAATCGAGTCCCGAGTTATTGTTCTACATACATTATCCATAACAGGTCTCAGGGTCTTTGAGGTTGCCCAGGAACTTGGCATGATGACGAGTGAATATGTTTGGATTGCTACTTCTTGGCTTTCCAGTGTCCTTGATTCTACTTCAGTTTCAACAAAGGTGGCTAGCTCTATACAAGGTGCTCTCACCCTTCGGTCTCATACACCTGATTCCCAAAAGAAGAGGGCTTTTGTATCAAGGTGGAACAAGTTGAGTAATGGATCCATTGGTTTGAATGCCTACGGTCTATACGCCTATGATACTGTTTGGATGATTGCTTACGCAGTTGAAGAGTTTTTAGATCATGGAGGCAAAATCTCCTACTCAAATGATTCTAATTTGGACAGTTTTGCTGGAGAGACGATGAACCTTGCTGCACTTAGCATTTTTGATGGTGGTAAGCAATTGCTTAGTAACATATTAAAGACCAACATGACTGGGGTAAGTGGTCCCATTGCATTTAAACCAGATAGATCCATGTTCCGTCCCTCATTTGATATTCTCAATGTAGTTGGCAAAGGATGGTTAAGGCAAATAGGATACTGGTGTAACTACTCTGGGCTATCCGTTGTGCCTCCGGAGTCTCTTTATGCCAAACCAGCTAATAGGTCAAGTTCAACTCAACGGTTGGATCAGGTTATATGGCCAGGGCAAACTAAAATCAGACCGCGTGGATGGGTATTTCCGGACAATGGGAGGCCGTTAAGGATTGGAGTCCCAAGGAGAGTGGGCTTCAGAGCTTTTGTTTCAGAAAAGGAAGGTAGTGGAGTGGTCCAAGGATATTGCATAGATGTCTTCCTTGCAGCCTTGAAGTGTCTTTCATACCCTGTGCCACATCAATTCATCATTTTCGGAGATGGACACAAAAATCCAAGCTATACTCAGCTAGTAAACATGATCACAGCCCAT GAATTTGATGCTGCAGTTGGTGACATTACAATTGTAACGAACCGCACGAAGGTATTGGATTTTAGTCAACCATATATAGAGTCAGGGTTAGTGGTGGTGGTACATGTGAAAAAGATGAGGTCGATTGCTTGGGCTTTCCTGCGGCCATTTACTCCCCTGGCGTGGGGAGTCATAGCCGCCTTTTGCCTTGTTGTAGGAACCGTAGTGTGGATACTAGAGCACAAATTTAATGATGAATTTCGTGGCCCCCCAAAGAAGCAGGTGGTCACAATTTTATG GTTTAGTTTCTCAACTATATTCGGAGCCCCGA GAGAAAACACAGTGAGCACATTGGGTCGAATTGTACTTCTTATATGGCTATTCGTAATCTTGATAATTACGTCGAGCTATACAGCAAGCTTGACATCGTTTCTAACAGTTCAACAGCTCGCATCATCTATCCAAGGAATTGAATCCTTGGTAACAAGCAATGACGCAATTGGGTACCAAGTAGGCTCTTTTGCTGAGAACTACTTATTTGAAGAAGTCAATATTGCAAAGTCTAGGCTTGTTCCTCTTGGATCACCAGAAGAATATGCTGATGCCCTTGAACAAGGAAGAGTTGCTGCTGTGGTCGATGAACGTCCATATGTGGATCAGTTTTTATCAACTTACTGTGGTTTCCAAAAAGTTGGCCCAGAGTTTACCAAAAGTGGATGGGGATTC GCATTTCCGAGAGACTCACCCTTAGCTATTGACATGTCAACTGCAATCTTGCAATTATCTGAGAATGGAGAGCTAGAGAAGATTCACAAGAAGTGGTTAAACAGAAAAGTTTGCGGAGGGCAGAGTTCTGAAGCAGATTCAGAGCAGCTTCAGTTGAAGAGCTTTTGGGGTCTGTTCCTCATTTGTGGAGTTACTTGCTGTTTTGCTCTGCTTGTATATTTTTGCTTCATGTTGCGACAGTTCAAGCGACATTTTCCTGAATCAACGCAGTGTTCTACTTCTACTAGAACTAGAATATCACATTCAATACGGCTTAGGAAGTTCTTGTCTTTTGTGGATGAGAAGGCAGAGATATCTGCAAATAGGTTGAAAAGAAAGCGGATGGAAATGGAAAACCTTTCCACTAGCTAA
- the LOC104215284 gene encoding homoserine kinase-like produces the protein MAVFCQSPLNLSLITSSRNPNPNPSFRLNLSAHSRTLVTEPPPVFTCVKSFAPATIANLGPGFDFLGCAVDGIGDYVTLRVDPDVHPGEVSISDISGAGKKLNKNPLWNCAGIAAISVMKMLNIRSVGLSLSLQKGLPLGSGLGSSAASAAAAAVAVNELFGRPLGASDLVLAGLESESKVSGYHADNVAPAIMGGFVLIRSYDSLELIQLKFPHEKELFFVLVNPEFEAPTKKMRAALPQQITMSHHVWNCSQAAALVAAVLQGNLSVLGKALSSDKIVEPRRAPLIPGMEGVKKAAMEAGAFGCTISGAGPTAVAVTDNEEKGREIGQRMVEAFLKEGNLKSSAMVKKLDQVGARLVSSDPR, from the coding sequence ATGGCTGTTTTCTGTCAGTCTCCCCTCAATCTCAGCCTCATCACCTCCTCACGCAATCCCAATCCTAATCCCTCCTTTAGACTCAATCTCTCCGCTCACTCTCGCACCCTCGTCACTGAGCCCCCACCAGTTTTCACCTGCGTCAAGTCATTTGCTCCCGCCACAATTGCCAATCTTGGCCCCGGTTTCGACTTCCTTGGCTGCGCTGTCGACGGCATCGGCGACTACGTCACTCTCCGAGTCGACCCCGATGTTCACCCTGGCGAGGTTTCTATTTCCGACATCTCCGGCGCCGGCAAGAAGCTCAACAAAAACCCCCTCTGGAATTGTGCCGGTATCGCCGCCATCTCCGTCATGAAGATGCTCAACATCCGATCCGTTGGCCTTTCCCTCTCCCTCCAGAAGGGATTACCTTTGGGCAGTGGTCTCGGGTCCAGCGCCGCAAGTGCCGCCGCCGCTGCTGTCGCCGTGAACGAGCTTTTTGGTCGCCCATTGGGCGCGTCTGACCTCGTGCTTGCTGGGCTAGAATCGGAATCGAAGGTCTCGGGTTACCACGCGGACAACGTGGCACCTGCTATTATGGGGGGTTTCGTATTGATCAGGAGCTACGATTCTCTGGAGTTAATCCAGTTGAAGTTTCCTCACGAAAAGGAGTTGTTCTTTGTGTTGGTGAATCCGGAATTTGAGGCCCCAACTAAGAAAATGAGGGCGGCACTGCCGCAACAGATAACCATGTCCCATCATGTTTGGAATTGTAGTCAGGCAGCGGCGTTAGTGGCGGCCGTGTTGCAGGGAAACCTGTCGGTTTTAGGGAAGGCACTGTCCTCCGATAAAATAGTGGAGCCAAGGAGGGCACCGTTGATTCCGGGAATGGAGGGTGTGAAGAAGGCGGCAATGGAAGCAGGAGCTTTTGGCTGCACCATAAGCGGAGCTGGGCCCACGGCAGTAGCAGTGACTGACAACGAGGAGAAAGGAAGGGAGATTGGGCAAAGAATGGTAGAGGCTTTTCTGAAAGAAGGCAACCTCAAGTCCTCGGCGATGGTGAAGAAGCTAGACCAGGTTGGGGCTAGGCTTGTCAGTAGTGATCCCAGATGA
- the LOC104215285 gene encoding monosaccharide-sensing protein 2-like, with protein sequence MSGAVLVAVAAAIGSFLQGWDNATIAGGILYIKKEFKLETQPTMEGLIVSMSLIGAVLITTCSGAIADWLGRRPLLITSSVLYFISGLVMLWSPNVYVLLLARLLDGFGVGLAVTLVPIYISETAPPEIRGLLNTLPQFTGCLGMFFSYCMVFGMSLKSSPTWRLMLGVLSIPSVLYFVLTIFYLPESPRWLVSKGRMLDAKRVLQRLRGREDVSGEMALLVEGLGVGGETSVEEYIIGPENELAEDEEPSVQKDHIRLYGPEHGHSLVARPVTGQSVVGVASRQGSTFAPNVPLMDPVVTLFGSVHEKLPDVGSKGSMLFPHLGSMFSVAGDQTKNEEWDEESLAREGDDYASEAAAEESDDNLQSPLISRQATSMEKDMVPPPSRGSFSSMMQGNDGEPVGSAGIGGGWQLAWKWTEREGDDEKEGGFKRIYLHEGGTHGARRGSLVSLPGGDMPSGGEFVRAAALVSQPALYWKDLMDQHHVGPAMIHPSETSGKWPSWSDLFEPGVKHALIVGVGIQLLQQFSGINGVMYYTPQILEQAGVGVLLSNLGISSASASLLISAITNFLMLPSIAVAMRLMDISGRRSLLLGTIPILIIALIVLVIGNLVSMGTVAKAAISTVCVVMYFCSFVMGFGPIPNILCSEIFPTRVRGICIAICALVFWIGDIIVTYTLPVMLSSIGLAGVFGIYAIVCVISWIFVFLKVPETKGMPLEVISEFFALGARQAAAAKN encoded by the exons ATGAGTGGAGCCGTGCTTGTAGCCGTTGCAGCTGCAATTGGCAGCTTTTTGCAAGGATGGGACAACGCCACTATAGCTG GGGGCATTCTGTACATTAAAAAAGAATTTAAGCTGGAAACTCAACCTACTATGGAAGGGCTTATTGTTTCCATGTCACTCATTGGTGCTGTCTTGATTACAACTTGCTCTGGTGCAATAGCTGACTGGCTTGGTCGTCGTCCCTTGCTCATAACTTCTTCGGTTCTTTATTTTATTAGTGGCCTTGTGATGCTTTGGTCTCCAAATGTGTATGTTCTGCTTTTGGCAAGACTTTTGGATGGGTTTGGTGTTGGTTTAGCAGTTACTCTTGTTCCTATTTATATATCTGAAACAGCACCACCGGAGATAAGGGGTTTACTGAACACTCTACCTCAGTTCACTGGCTGTCTTGGCATGTTCTTTTCATATTGCATGGTTTTTGGCATGTCGTTGAAGAGTTCTCCCACTTGGAGACTGATGCTTGGTGTACTTTCCATTCCCTCCGTTCTGTATTTTGTATTGACAATATTTTATTTGCCCGAGTCTCCCAGATGGCTTGTGAGTAAAGGGCGAATGCTAGATGCAAAGCGTGTTTTGCAGAGGCTCCGTGGACGGGAAGATGTCTCTG GAGAAATGGCTTTGCTAGTTGAGGGTCTTGGAGTTGGTGGTGAAACATCAGTGGAGGAGTACATTATTGGTCCAGAAAATGAACTTGCGGAAGACGAGGAACCAAGTGTTCAAAAAGATCATATTAGGTTATATGGACCTGAACATGGACACTCTTTGGTTGCACGGCCTGTCACTGGGCAAAGCGTAGTTGGTGTTGCATCTCGCCAAGGAAGCACATTTGCACCTAATGTGCCCCTCATGGACCCTGTTGTCACTCTATTTGGCAGCGTTCATGAAAAGCTTCCGGATGTGGGAAGCAAGGGAAGCATGCTCTTTCCGCATCTCGGCAGCATGTTTAGTGTTGCTGGAgatcaaacaaaaaatgaagagtGGGATGAAGAAAGCCTTGCCAGAGAGGGCGATGATTATGCATCTGAGGCTGCAGCTGAAGAATCTGATGACAATTTGCAGAGCCCACTGATATCTCGTCAGGCAACAAGCATGGAAAAGGACATGGTTCCGCCTCCATCTCGTGGAAGTTTTTCTAGCATGATGCAGGGTAATGATGGTGAACCAGTTGGCAGTGCTGGCATTGGTGGTGGATGGCAGCTTGCATGGAAATGGACAGAGAGAGAAGGAGATGATGAAAAGGAGGGAGGTTTTAAAAGAATCTATTTGCATGAGGGTGGAACTCATGGAGCTCGAAGGGGATCTTTAGTTTCTCTTCCTGGGGGTGATATGCCTAGTGGCGGTGAATTTGTTCGTGCTGCTGCTTTGGTGAGTCAACCAGCTTTATATTGGAAAGATCTGATGGATCAACATCATGTTGGACCAGCTATGATTCATCCATCTGAAACATCTGGAAAATGGCCTAGTTGGAGCGATTTATTTGAACCAGGAGTCAAGCATGCATTGATTGTTGGTGTGGGGATCCAACTACTTCAGCAG TTCTCAGGAATTAATGGAGTTATGTACTACACTCCTCAAATACTTGAGCAAGCAGGTGTAGGAGTTCTTTTATCAAACCTTGGCATCAGTTCTGCTTCTGCATCTCTGCTGATAAGTGCAATCACAAATTTCTTAATGCTCCCTTCAATAGCTGTTGCCATGAGGCTTATGGATATCTCTGGCAGGAG GAGTCTGCTGCTAGGCACAATTCCTATCTTAATTATAGCCCTCATTGTTCTAGTTATTGGAAATTTAGTGAGTATGGGAACTGTTGCAAAGGCTGCTATATCAACAGTTTGTGTTGTTATGTACTTCTGCTCATTTGTTATGGGGTTCGGGCCCATTCCAAACATACTCTGTTCAGAGATATTTCCAACTCGGGTCCGAGGTATATGCATTGCCATCTGTGCTCTAGTATTCTGGATTGGGGATATTATTGTTACCTACACACTACCTGTGATGCTCTCCTCTATTGGCCTTGCTGGTGTATTTGGCATATATGCTATCGTCTGTGTTATATCATGGATATTTGTTTTCTTGAAAGTGCCTGAAACTAAAGGGATGCCTCTTGAAGTGATCTCGGAGTTCTTCGCTCTTGGTGCTAGGCAGGCTGCTGCTGCTAAGAACTGA